The following are encoded in a window of Sutcliffiella horikoshii genomic DNA:
- a CDS encoding Rrf2 family transcriptional regulator yields the protein MKLTLYTDYSLRVLLYLASAPQNNKLIQIKEIAEAYGISKNHLMKVTFHLGKLGYVETIRGRNGGLLLAKEPKELNIGELVRQTEEDFHIVECFQDNASCIISPHCKLKGVLYQATQAFISVLDQYTLADLITNKEQLTTLLFTEEKNMDKNKESKQE from the coding sequence ATGAAACTTACACTATACACTGACTACTCATTACGAGTTCTATTATATTTAGCAAGCGCACCTCAAAACAACAAACTAATCCAAATAAAAGAAATAGCAGAAGCTTATGGCATTTCGAAAAATCATCTTATGAAGGTTACCTTTCATCTTGGAAAGTTAGGCTATGTGGAGACTATCCGCGGCCGTAATGGGGGATTATTGTTAGCCAAGGAACCAAAGGAATTGAATATTGGTGAATTGGTACGGCAAACGGAGGAAGACTTTCATATTGTTGAGTGTTTTCAAGATAATGCGTCTTGTATCATATCGCCACATTGTAAGTTAAAAGGCGTATTATATCAGGCGACACAAGCGTTCATATCTGTCTTGGATCAATACACTTTAGCTGATCTGATAACAAACAAAGAGCAATTGACCACTCTATTGTTTACAGAAGAAAAAAACATGGACAAAAATAAAGAGAGCAAACAGGAGTAA
- a CDS encoding DUF1292 domain-containing protein, whose translation MEHGEQNITVVDENGNEQLCEVLFTFDSEEFGKSYVLYYPVGAENDDQDDIEIHASSFVPSESEEGGDLQPVETDEEWDMIEEMLNTFLAEEEE comes from the coding sequence ATGGAACACGGAGAACAAAATATTACAGTAGTAGACGAAAACGGGAATGAGCAATTATGTGAGGTGCTTTTCACATTTGATTCTGAGGAATTTGGAAAGTCCTATGTACTTTATTACCCAGTAGGTGCGGAAAATGATGACCAGGATGACATCGAAATCCATGCATCAAGCTTCGTTCCTAGCGAATCAGAAGAAGGTGGCGACCTTCAACCGGTTGAAACGGATGAAGAGTGGGACATGATTGAAGAAATGTTAAACACTTTCTTGGCTGAAGAAGAAGAGTAA
- the ruvX gene encoding Holliday junction resolvase RuvX: MRILGLDVGSKTVGVAISDEMGWTAQGLETIKIDEAIKNLGFKRLKQIIAEYKPEKVVVGLPKNMNGSIGPRGEASQHYGEMLTAKTGLPVIYWDERLSTVAAERILLSADVSRKKRKQVIDKMAAVVILQGYLDSQQ, translated from the coding sequence ATGCGCATTTTGGGCTTAGACGTCGGTTCCAAAACAGTCGGTGTTGCCATCAGTGATGAAATGGGATGGACAGCACAGGGCTTGGAAACGATAAAAATTGATGAAGCAATAAAAAATTTAGGGTTTAAGCGATTGAAGCAGATCATCGCTGAATATAAGCCTGAGAAAGTCGTAGTTGGCTTACCAAAGAATATGAACGGTTCTATCGGTCCCCGCGGCGAAGCCAGTCAGCATTATGGTGAAATGCTGACTGCTAAAACGGGACTGCCGGTCATCTATTGGGATGAAAGGCTTTCTACTGTAGCAGCAGAAAGAATTCTGCTTTCTGCTGACGTAAGTAGAAAAAAAAGAAAGCAAGTAATAGACAAGATGGCTGCCGTTGTCATTTTACAAGGATATCTTGACAGCCAACAATAA
- a CDS encoding IreB family regulatory phosphoprotein, giving the protein MSSFDKTMKFNFPEDALEANVDDVLITVYEALQEKGYNPINQIVGYLLSGDPAYIPRHKEARTLIRKIERDELIEELVKSYLEQHRKE; this is encoded by the coding sequence ATGAGCTCCTTTGACAAAACAATGAAGTTTAACTTTCCGGAAGATGCATTGGAAGCTAATGTGGATGACGTATTAATAACAGTTTATGAGGCGTTGCAGGAAAAAGGGTACAACCCCATCAACCAGATTGTCGGTTACTTGCTATCTGGAGACCCAGCATACATTCCGCGTCATAAAGAAGCAAGAACGCTTATTCGGAAAATTGAAAGGGACGAGCTAATTGAAGAATTAGTGAAGTCTTACCTAGAACAGCACCGCAAGGAGTAG
- the alaS gene encoding alanine--tRNA ligase produces the protein MKHLTSAQVRQMFLDFFKEKGHAVEPSASLVPHEDPSLLWINSGVATLKKYFDGRVIPANPRICNAQKSIRTNDIENVGKTARHHTFFEMLGNFSIGEYFKKEAIDWAWEFLTSEKWIGFEAEKLSVTIHPEDEEAYKYWNEVIGVPAERIIRLEGNFWDIGEGPSGPNTEIFYDRGESYGNDLNDPELYPGGENERYLEIWNLVFSEFNHNPDHTYTPLPKKNIDTGMGLERMVAVIQDVPTNFDTDLFIPIIEATENVSGEKYRTNAEKDTAFKVIADHIRTVTFAVGDGALPSNEGRGYVLRRLLRRAVRYAKQLGINRPFMYELVPVVAEIMVDFYPEVKEKQDFIQRVVKTEEERFHETLNDGLAILSTVIAKAKEDGSTVVSGSDAFRLYDTYGFPVELTEEYVEEQGMTLDHEGFEKEMEMQRDRARSARQDSNSMQVQSGVLGEIRTESSFVGYDQLTAETTLSIIVKDGELADSAVTGDEVQVILAETPFYAESGGQIADHGYIVTESGRGFVKDVQKAPNGQNLHTIVVEEGVLNREQAVKAEVHAKNRAQIIKNHTATHILHQALKDVLGTHVNQAGSQVTADRLRFDFSHFGQVTQEEIEKIEAIVNEKIWASINVVIENKSISEAKAMGAMALFGEKYGDIVRVVQVGEYSLELCGGCHVPNTSEIGLFKIVSESGIGAGTRRMEAVTGEGAYRLLNDQVQLLKDAAAKLKTKPQEVGTRIDVLLSDMKELQRENQSLASKLGNIEASSLSSKAKDVNGVTMLVSKVAGTDMNNLRTMVDDLKNKLGSGIIVLASVQDGKVNISAGVTKDLIEKGYHAGKVVKEVATRCGGGGGGRPDMAQAGGKNPEQVDSALQSVEDWIKSV, from the coding sequence ATGAAACATCTAACATCTGCTCAAGTACGACAAATGTTCCTAGACTTCTTTAAAGAAAAAGGACATGCTGTTGAACCTAGCGCATCCCTTGTCCCACACGAAGACCCATCCCTATTATGGATCAACAGTGGCGTGGCAACCCTAAAAAAATACTTTGATGGCCGTGTCATCCCAGCAAATCCCCGTATTTGCAATGCACAAAAATCCATCCGTACCAATGATATTGAAAACGTAGGAAAAACAGCACGCCACCATACATTCTTTGAAATGCTTGGTAACTTCTCCATTGGAGAGTACTTCAAAAAAGAAGCGATCGACTGGGCTTGGGAATTCCTTACGAGCGAAAAATGGATTGGTTTTGAAGCGGAAAAGCTATCCGTCACCATTCATCCAGAAGATGAAGAAGCATATAAGTACTGGAATGAAGTAATTGGCGTTCCTGCTGAAAGAATTATCCGCCTAGAGGGTAACTTCTGGGATATTGGAGAAGGCCCAAGTGGACCAAACACAGAAATTTTCTATGACCGTGGTGAAAGCTATGGCAATGACCTGAATGATCCAGAACTATATCCAGGTGGAGAGAACGAACGCTACCTTGAAATTTGGAATCTTGTATTTTCTGAGTTCAATCACAACCCAGACCATACATACACACCGCTTCCAAAGAAGAATATTGATACAGGTATGGGCCTTGAGCGTATGGTAGCTGTTATCCAAGACGTACCAACAAACTTTGATACAGATCTTTTTATTCCTATTATCGAAGCGACTGAAAATGTGTCCGGTGAAAAATATCGCACAAATGCTGAAAAAGATACGGCATTCAAAGTAATCGCTGACCATATCCGTACCGTGACATTTGCAGTAGGTGATGGAGCCCTGCCTTCTAATGAAGGACGTGGCTATGTACTTCGCCGTTTACTAAGAAGAGCTGTTCGTTACGCAAAACAACTTGGCATCAACCGCCCATTTATGTATGAGCTTGTACCGGTTGTAGCGGAAATCATGGTCGATTTCTACCCAGAGGTAAAAGAAAAACAAGACTTCATTCAGCGTGTAGTGAAAACCGAAGAAGAGCGTTTCCATGAAACATTGAATGACGGGTTGGCGATCCTTTCCACTGTCATAGCAAAGGCTAAAGAAGATGGAAGTACGGTGGTTTCTGGTTCAGACGCATTCCGACTGTATGATACGTATGGCTTCCCTGTTGAACTGACAGAAGAATATGTGGAAGAACAGGGTATGACGCTTGATCACGAAGGTTTCGAAAAGGAAATGGAAATGCAACGTGATCGTGCTCGTTCCGCCCGTCAAGACTCTAATTCCATGCAAGTTCAATCAGGTGTGCTTGGGGAAATCCGTACAGAAAGCAGTTTCGTCGGATATGACCAGCTTACTGCAGAAACGACTTTATCTATTATTGTTAAAGACGGCGAGCTAGCAGATTCAGCTGTAACAGGTGATGAGGTTCAAGTAATTTTGGCGGAAACACCTTTTTACGCGGAAAGCGGAGGCCAGATTGCTGACCACGGCTACATCGTAACCGAATCTGGCAGAGGATTTGTAAAGGATGTTCAAAAAGCTCCAAACGGCCAAAACCTTCATACCATCGTAGTGGAAGAAGGCGTGTTAAATAGAGAACAGGCCGTTAAAGCAGAAGTACATGCGAAAAACCGTGCACAAATTATTAAAAATCACACAGCTACACATATTTTGCATCAAGCATTAAAAGACGTGCTTGGGACTCATGTAAACCAAGCGGGATCACAAGTGACGGCAGATCGTCTTCGCTTTGACTTCTCTCATTTTGGTCAAGTGACACAAGAGGAAATCGAGAAAATCGAAGCGATTGTTAATGAAAAAATCTGGGCTAGCATCAATGTTGTCATTGAAAACAAATCCATCTCAGAAGCAAAAGCAATGGGTGCCATGGCATTGTTCGGTGAAAAGTACGGAGATATTGTCCGTGTTGTCCAAGTTGGAGAATACAGCCTTGAGCTATGCGGTGGTTGCCATGTTCCAAATACATCTGAAATTGGTTTATTCAAGATTGTTTCTGAATCTGGAATAGGAGCAGGAACACGCCGTATGGAAGCTGTCACAGGTGAAGGGGCTTACCGTTTACTAAATGATCAAGTACAACTGTTAAAAGATGCAGCGGCGAAGCTGAAAACGAAACCACAGGAAGTTGGAACAAGAATCGATGTTCTTTTATCTGATATGAAAGAACTGCAAAGAGAAAACCAATCCTTGGCTTCGAAGCTTGGAAACATTGAAGCATCCAGCCTTTCTTCCAAAGCGAAAGACGTTAATGGCGTAACAATGCTAGTGAGCAAGGTAGCAGGAACAGACATGAATAATCTGCGTACGATGGTGGATGATTTAAAAAATAAGCTTGGTTCTGGTATCATAGTACTTGCAAGCGTCCAAGATGGTAAAGTGAATATTTCTGCAGGGGTAACAAAAGATCTAATTGAAAAAGGTTACCATGCCGGCAAGGTTGTAAAAGAAGTGGCTACACGTTGCGGTGGCGGCGGCGGAGGTCGTCCTGACATGGCACAAGCAGGCGGTAAAAACCCGGAACAAGTCGATTCTGCATTACAATCTGTTGAAGATTGGATAAAATCCGTTTAA
- a CDS encoding AI-2E family transporter: protein MENQKKWLLRLGTLLLVMIILYVFMKLSPLWAPVLKVIFIISIPFFISIFITYLLHPVVEYTHNRGMPRPIAILIIYLLFFGGIGLIAYKGIPVIIDQLWELSENFPRLSQTYSGWIKQIHSSTSSWPDGIHDRVDQTFSEFEAMLSNLLTKVVAGLKGVLNSFFILIVIPFIVFYLLKDYDQVKKTVWYLTPRKWREPGIAFLKDVDISLGSYIRGQLTVCLIIGILATASLWLTGMKYPLVLGVIIGITNIIPYFGPIIGAFPAVIIAATISVKMVLWVIVIIFGLQFIEGNILSPLIVGKSLHIHPVFIILALLIGGEVAGVVGLILAVPVFAVLKVTLTHLTAHFIKH, encoded by the coding sequence CACTTCTACTCGTTATGATCATTTTGTATGTTTTTATGAAACTGAGTCCATTGTGGGCGCCCGTTTTGAAGGTTATCTTCATCATCAGCATCCCATTTTTCATCAGTATTTTCATTACATACCTGCTGCATCCCGTTGTAGAATACACTCACAACAGAGGGATGCCTAGACCAATTGCTATCTTAATCATTTACCTATTATTTTTTGGTGGAATCGGTCTCATAGCTTATAAAGGGATACCTGTCATCATTGACCAGCTTTGGGAGCTTTCAGAAAACTTCCCGCGACTGTCTCAAACATATAGCGGTTGGATCAAGCAGATTCATAGTTCCACTTCTAGTTGGCCGGACGGAATCCACGATAGAGTGGATCAAACCTTTAGTGAATTTGAAGCAATGCTCTCCAATCTCTTGACAAAAGTTGTAGCCGGATTAAAAGGGGTATTAAACTCCTTTTTTATATTGATTGTCATTCCTTTCATAGTGTTTTACCTGTTGAAGGATTATGATCAAGTGAAAAAAACGGTCTGGTACTTGACCCCTCGAAAATGGAGGGAACCGGGAATTGCCTTTTTGAAGGACGTAGACATCTCACTAGGCAGCTATATAAGAGGACAGTTGACGGTATGTTTGATCATAGGCATACTTGCAACCGCAAGTCTCTGGCTGACTGGCATGAAATACCCACTCGTGCTTGGTGTGATAATAGGAATCACGAACATCATCCCTTATTTTGGACCGATTATCGGAGCTTTTCCGGCAGTTATCATCGCTGCGACTATTTCTGTGAAGATGGTACTATGGGTAATCGTCATTATTTTTGGTCTGCAATTTATAGAAGGGAACATTTTATCGCCATTAATCGTGGGCAAAAGTCTTCATATTCACCCGGTATTCATCATTTTGGCTCTATTAATTGGAGGAGAGGTCGCAGGGGTGGTAGGATTGATTTTGGCAGTACCTGTATTCGCTGTGCTGAAGGTTACTTTAACACATCTTACTGCTCATTTCATCAAACATTGA